A part of Aspergillus flavus chromosome 5, complete sequence genomic DNA contains:
- a CDS encoding male sterility domain-containing protein (unnamed protein product), with protein MWEYYSGKVLFITGASGFLGTALVYRIISQAPVAHIYLLCRGGLPLLEGIWRQYLPSKYIECLYDTGLVTVIEGDILEPNIGINDDHLQALQEHVNIVIHTASSINLMSSLEKLAKPVIHGSENVAHFGLQCQQLDRFVYVSTAYVNAFIYQESDDTDPYVEERIYPLGREWISDARDEWKQVQREGKSLEYSAHNFPWPYGYAKHLTERLVLNIFSAAGKAEKLLILRPSVIAPAQTFPYEGFSVPKSTPTTVFAAFFILTPTLVVRVTSRADDPETESTIDEVPVDVVVDRLLVHLAKGTTGPVHAVGGVRTRYTFQAFWEQAMALRKLPWPLRKEWLDVDWRSKLLHPIARVYVIYAASYRFSEEKTVSLWKSLSEKESSELQLFSSGSRNGVDFAARAKQIRFVAEQFAAKGFLSRILFWLFYSSGFF; from the exons ATGTGGGAGTACTACTCAGGAAAAGTTTTATTCATCACAGGTGCCTCGGGTTTCCTGGGAACGGCGCTGGTGTACCGCATCATCTCGCAAGCGCCTGTGGCTCATATATATTTGCTCTGCAGGGGTGGTCTGCC ACTTTTGGAAGGAATATGGCGTCAATACCTACCCTCCAAGTATATCGAGTGCCTCTATGATACCGGGCTTGTCACAGTGATCGAAGGCGATATCCTCGAACCAAACATTGGTATCAACGACGACCATCTTCAGGCATTACAAGAACACGTCAACATCGTCATTCATACGGCTTCGTCCATTAACCTGATGAGTTCGCTGGAGAAGTTAGCAAAACCAGTCATCCACGGAAGCGAAAATGTCGCCCACTTTGGCTTACAATGCCAACAACTCGATCGCTTCGTATACGTTTCAACGGCATATGTAAACGCCTTCATTTACCAGGAGTCGGATGATACCGACCCCTACGTGGAGGAGAGAATCTACCCTCTTGGTCGCGAATGGATATCTGATGCACGCGACGAGTGGAAACAAGTACAACGAGAAGGCAAATCCTTGGAATACAGCGCGCACAATTTCCCCTGGCCGTACGGCTACGCCAAACACCTCACGGAGCGACTCGTTCTCAACATATTCAGCGCCGCCGGTAAAGCAGAGAAGCTTCTCATTCTGCGGCCGTCGGTGATAGCGCCCGCGCAAACCTTCCCATACGAGGGGTTCAGCGTACCGAAATCAACGCCGACGACTGTGTTTGCGGcgttttttattttaactcCGACCCTAGTCGTGCGTGTGACAAGCCGGGCTGACGACCCGGAAACAGAATCCACGATCGACGAGGTCCCCGTTGATGTCGTCGTGGATAGACTGCTGGTTCACCTTGCGAAGGGAACCACGGGTCCTGTTCATGCTGTGGGTGGTGTAAGAACGCGGTACACCTTTCAAGCCTTCTGGGAGCAGGCGATGGCCTTGCGGAAGCTTCCATGGCCTCTACGGAAGGAGTGGTTGGATGTGGATTGGCGGTCTAAGTTACTGCACCCGATCGCTCGGGTGTATGTCATCTATGCGGCTTCGTATAGATTCTCCGAAGAGAAGACTGTTTCCCTGTGGAAAAGCTTGAGTGAGAAGGAGAGTTCGGAACTGCAGTTGTTCTCGTCAGGGTCCAGGAACGGGGTGGACTTCGCAGCGAGGGCAAAACAGATCCGGTTCGTTGCGGAGCAGTTCGCTGCCAAGGGGTTTCTTAGTCGGATCTTGTTTTGGCTGTTTTATTCATCGGGATTCTTTTAA
- a CDS encoding putative RNA polymerase III subunit C11 (RNA polymerase III subunit C11, putative), which produces MPLTFCPNCSNALTISRADPTPRHPLGVNRFECRTCPYQYVLEQSYFEKTEMKQKEVEDVFGGKEEFANADSMATQCPAENCNGDRAYFFQLQIRSADEPMTTFLKCTSCGARWREN; this is translated from the exons ATGCCCTTGACCT TCTGTCCCAACTGCAGTAATGCACTAACGATCTCCCGTGCGGACCCGACTCCAAGACACCCTCTGGGGGTCAATCGATTCGAGTGCCGGACCTGCCCCTATCAGTATGTCCTGGAACAGAGTTATTTCGAGAAAACAGAGATGAAGCAGAAAGAAgtggaggatgtctttggCGGGAAGGAAGAATTTGCGAATGCCGATAGCATGGCTA CCCAGTGCCCCGCAGAGAACTGTAATGGCGACCGTGCATATTTCTTCCAGCTGCAGATTCGAAGTGCAGATGAGCCTATGACTACATTCTTGAAG TGTACCAGCTGCGGTGCTCGATGGAGAGAAAACTGA
- a CDS encoding mycelial catalase Cat1, which produces MRALSLASVIGIASAACPYMTGELERRDTGTNDATAATEEFLSQYYMADNDTFLTSDVGGPIEDQNSLQVGDRGPTLLEDFIFRQKIQRFDHERVPERAVHARGVGAHGVFTSYGDYSNITAASFLGAEGKETPVFVRFSTVAGSRGSSDLARDVHGFATRFYTDEGNFDIVGNNIPVFFIQDAILFPDLIHAVKPRGDNEIPQAATAHDSAWDFFSQQPSSLHTLLWAMSGHGIPRSLRHVDGFGIHTFRFVTDNGDSKLVKFHWKSLQGKASMVWEEAQQVSGKNPDFMRQDLFEAIEAGRYPEWELGVQIMDEEDQLKFGFDLFDPTKIVPEEYVPITKLGKMTLNRNPRNYFAETEQVMFQPGHIVRGVDFTEDPLLQGRLFSYLDTQLNRHGGPNFEQLPINQPRVPVHNNNRDGAGQMFIPLNPNAYSPNTLNKGSPKQANQTVGKGFFTAPGRESTGRFTRAVSPSFEDVWSQPRLFYNSLTPAEQQFVVDAIRFENSNVKSSVVRNNVIIQLNRVSNDLARRVARAIGVEEPEADPTYYHNNKTTDVGTFGQKLKKLDGLKVGFLASVETPASIEAASELSKQLSEDGVDVVVVAERLSDGVDQTYSGSDAIQFDAVVVAPGAEGLFSTFSFTAPSNATSSSTLFPAGRPLQIVIDGFRFGKPVGAVGSAATALKNAGIQTSRDGVYVDKSVTSGFVDGIKDGLRTFKFLDRFKLDH; this is translated from the exons ATGCGCGCCCTCTCCCTTGCCAGCGTCATTGGCATTGCCAGTGCGGCGTGTCCGTACATGACCGGTGAGCTTGAACGTCGCGACACAGGAACCAACGATGCCACCGCCGCGACAGAGGAATTCTTGTCCCAGTACTATATGGCCGACAATGACACATTCCTGACCTCCGACGTGGGCGGCCCTATTGAGGATCAGAACAGCCTTCAAGTCGGAGACCGCGGCCCGACATTGCTGGAGGATTTCATCTTCCGACAGAAGATCCAGCGCTTCGATCACGAACGT GTTCCTGAACGTGCAGTCCACGCTCGCGGTGTTGGTGCCCATGGTGTCTTCACCTCGTACGGTGACTACTCTAACATCACTGCTGCCTCGTTCCTTGGAGCTGAGGGCAAGGAGACTCCGGTTTTCGTGCGATTCTCGACTGTCGCGGGTAGCCGTGGTAGTTCGGATTTGGCTCGCGATGTTCATGGCTTTGCGACTCGTTTCTACACTGATGAGGGTAACTTCG ATATTGTTGGCAACAACATTcccgtcttcttcatccaggaCGCTATTCTTTTCCCTGATCTCATCCACGCTGTCAAGCCTCGTGGTGACAATGAGATCCCTCAGGCTGCCACTGCCCATGACTCTGCTTGGGACTTCTTCAGCCAGCAGCCCAGTTCCCTGCACACCCTGCTCTGGGCCATGTCCGGCCATGGTATCCCGCGCTCTCTTCGCCACGTCGATGGCTTTGGTATCCACACCTTCCGCTTCGTCACTGACAACGGTGACTCCAAGCTCGTCAAGTTCCACTGGAAGTCCCTGCAGGGTAAGGCCAGCATGGTCTGGGAAGAAGCGCAGCAGGTCTCTGGCAAGAACCCCGACTTCATGCGCCAGGATCTCTTCGAAGCGATCGAGGCGGGCAGATACCCTGAGTGGGAG CTCGGTGTTCAAATCatggatgaggaagaccagcTGAAGTTTGGCTTCGATCTGTTTGATCCCACCAAGATCGTCCCCGAGGAATACGTGCCAATCACCAAGCTGGGCAAGATGACTCTCAACCGCAACCCTCGCAACTACTTTGCCGAGACTGAGCAGGTCATG TTCCAACCTGGCCACATCGTCCGTGGTGTTGACTTCACCGAGGATCCTCTTCTCCAGGGCCGTCTCTTTTCGTACCTCGACACCCAGTTGAACCGTCACGGCGGACCCAACTTCGAGCAGCTGCCCATCAACCAGCCTCGCGTGCCTGTGCACAACAACAACCGCGATGGAGCCG GCCAGATGTTCATCCCCCTGAACCCCAACGCCTACTCTCCGAACACCCTCAACAAGGGCTCTCCTAAGCAGGCCAACCAGACTGTGGGCAAGGGTTTCTTCACGGCTCCTGGACGCGAGTCTACTGGCCGTTTCACCCGTGCCGTCAGCCCGTCCTTCGAGGACGTCTGGTCGCAGCCGCGTCTGTTCTACAACTCACTTACTCCCGCCGAACAGCAGTTCGTCGTCGATGCTATTCGTTTTGAGAACTCCAACGTCAAGAGCTCGGTCGTACGCAACAATGTCATCATCCAGCTGAACCGCGTGTCCAACGACCTCGCCCGCCGCGTCGCTCGCGCTATCGGCGTTGAGGAGCCTGAGGCTGACCCGACCTACTACCACAACAACAAGACCACTGACGTTGGCACTTTCGgacagaagctgaagaagctcgaTGGACTGAAGGTTGGCTTCCTGGCTTCGGTTGAGACCCCTGCCTCCATCGAGGCAGCCTCTGAGCTCAGCAAGCAGCTTTCTGAGGACGGCGTTGATGTTGTCGTCGTTGCGGAGCGTCTGTCCGACGGCGTTGATCAGACTTACTCCGGATCGGATGCCATCCAGTTCGATGCTGTGGTCGTCGCGCCCGGCGCTGAGGGTCTCTTCTCTACTTTCTCCTTCACTGCGCCTAGCAATGCCACCTCCTCGTCCACTCTGTTCCCGGCCGGCCGGCCCCTGCAGATTGTCATCGATGGATTCCGTTTCGGAAAGCCTGTTGGTGCCGTCGGCAGCGCCGCTACTGCGCTCAAGAACGCCGGTATCCAGACTTCTCGCGACGGTGTGTACGTCGACAAGTCGGTGACTAGTGGATTCGTCGATGGTATCAAGGACGGTCTTCGCACTTTCAAGTTCCTTGACCGTTTCAAGCTGGACCATTAA
- a CDS encoding putative quercetin 2,3-dioxygenase (unnamed protein product) → MNLLLLAGLLPLAASQSVSDLYLENAPSSPRPYIIPHYANSHAVTIGSQLYRFPVTGPSSDYAFTLMSTNAPYSGSLGVLPHIHQKHYENFFNFKGRFQLWAQYGEEEQQGRLLTQGDYGSVPRNTTHTFQILDPDTEMVGVISPGGFEDLFYTLGTNYTSATNTPYVPQASNDSSATGPDASGISGLESFDVYAQLSFEPRRDFVNGSAPSDEGWHTEDASLGEPGKPYFIANNYGPKYLNSKHGAYQIIQPLVTNSQAQDTNFTLSTIILSRQRTSSSAPTWSTVGATAFEVLEGSVQIQIGDYPVAQLEMGDVAFVPATVSYSYWTEGSYAKVLSVNAGQDGLNQQLIAEGKDWGYPTFPRY, encoded by the exons ATGAATCTCCTTCTCCTAGCGGGCTTGTTGCCCCTGGCGGCTTCCCAATCTGTGTCGGATCTCTACCTCGAGAACGCCCCGTCCTCTCCTCGGCCATATATCATCCCTCATTACGCCAACTCCCATGCAGTCACGATTGGCAGCCAGCTCTACCGCTTCCCGGTTACCGGACCATCCTCCGACTATGCGTTTACGTTGATGAGCACCAACGCCCCCTACAGCGGCAGTCTCGGAGTGCTCCCGCATATCCACCAGAAGCACTACGAGAACTTCTTCAATTTCAAGGGTCGCTTCCAGCTGTGGGCGCAGTATGGCGAGGAGGAACAACAGGGACGGTTGTTGACACAGGGTGATTATGGATCGGTACCGAGGAATACCACGCACACCTTCCAGATCTTAGACCCGGACACAGAGATGGTTGGAGTGATCTCCCCGGGCGGTTTTGA GGACCTCTTCTACACCCTCGGCACCAACTATACCTCCGCCACCAACACACCCTATGTCCCACAGGCGTCCAATGATTCTTCGGCTACCGGACCGGACGCTAGCGGGATTTCCGGTCTCGAATCATTTGATGTCTACGCTCAGCTCTCTTTCGAGCCGCGTCGGGACTTCGTCAATGGCTCTGCCCCGTCGGATGAGGGCTGGCACACAGAAGACGCCTCCCTCGGCGAGCCGGGAAAGCCCTACTTCATCGCCAACAACTATGGCCCGAAGTACCTCAACTCCAAGCACGGAGCCTACCAGATTATCCAGCCGCTGGTTACCAATAGCCAGGCACAGGATACGAACTTCACCCTGTCGACCATTATTTTGAGCCGGCAGCGGACGTCGAGTTCGGCCCCGACGTGGTCCACAGTCGGAGCCACAGCGTTTGAAGTCCTGGAAGGATCAGTTCAAATTCAGATCGGCGACTATCCAGTTGCTCAGCTAGAGATGGGCGATGTGGCCTTTGTGCCTGCAACGGTGTCGTATAGCTATTGGACGGAAGGATCATATGCGAAGGTGTTGTCCGTCAATGCTGGTCAGGATGGACTTAACCAGCAGTTGATTGCCGAGGGGAAGGACTGGGGATATCCGACTTTTCCACGTTATTGA
- a CDS encoding ubiquitin-conjugating enzyme/RWD-like protein, whose translation MAQNQPTILSPDIMESQLSMIDLITAMFPSPGEVEIPASTAQCIEKLRDWCQDPKIEPSGIPSSLLLAVHLPIIEGEKTIQVNISIPLQGEDSEIEQPPPLSYTLRQPDWMSKAEVAGLAAAMPQDDVLEAFEYIREEALRFLETRQTAASETVTGDSEPIVRVWFYFPSLSTREKRDDLVNHAPGYSLTGFVLAGKPGVLCLEGGSADIDAYMKFIKTHSWGDIPSHQKKVSERFRETEGVQRVFPGMQEITDSLGERSGQRANRGDMQALEAWLRDRGLQEAFEKVIF comes from the coding sequence ATGGCACAAAATCAGCCGACTATTCTATCACCAGATATCATGGAGTCACAATTGTCCATGATTGACCTCATTACAGCCATGTTCCCCTCACCAGGGGAAGTTGAAATCCCAGCATCCACAGCCCAATGCATCGAAAAGCTGCGCGACTGGTGCCAGGACCCAAAAATTGAACCCTCTGGGATACCGTCAAGCTTACTACTGGCCGTCCATCTACCCATTatagaaggagagaagaCCATCCAAGTCAACATCTCAATCCCCCTACAAGGCGAGGATTCAGAAATTGAACAGCCACCACCATTAAGTTATACACTTCGACAACCAGACTGGATGTCCAAAGCCGAAGTTGCGGGACTAGCCGCTGCAATGCCTCAAGATGATGTACTCGAGGCCTTTGAATACATTCGAGAGGAAGCTCTCCGTTTCCTCGAAACAAGACAGACTGCCGCTTCCGAGACTGTGACGGGTGATTCTGAACCGATTGTGAGAGTGTGGTTCTATTTCCCGTCTTTGTCGAccagagaaaagagggaCGATTTGGTTAACCATGCGCCTGGCTATTCTCTTACTGGTTTTGTGTTGGCGGGTAAGCCGGGTGTGCTGTGTCTGGAGGGTGGGTCGGCGGATATCGATGCTTATATGAAGTTTATTAAGACACACTCGTGGGGTGATATCCCCAGTCATCAGAAGAAGGTCAGCGAGAGGTTTCGGGAGACGGAAGGTGTGCAGAGGGTGTTTCCGGGGATGCAGGAAATTACGGATTCTCTGGGGGAACGGAGTGGGCAGAGAGCTAATAGGGGTGATATGCAGGCGTTGGAGGCATGGTTACGGGATAGAGGGTTGCAGGAAGCTTTTGAGAAGGTAATATTTTGA
- a CDS encoding cytochrome P450 monooxygenase, which produces MLGVAMEDTFNLTVLGGVIVLYSLGLVIYRLYFSPLAKFPGSKLAAATGWYEFYFDYWIGGKYVFEIERMHQVYGPIIRINPHELSIRDPDFYNEIYVTESKRRSNHYDLFARGIGMDESHIVTVDHNLHRKRRKPLEPFFSRAGIARLEPALVEMSLKLESRLRQYEGKHTVITLDHAFSAFSGDIIRRVCFNKDDFGDLFMDHPDFSPDWYNLIHNILRHFPVFTGFPLIARIVTYIPESILLKAFPQGQSLNRLKDVALQRITHVMNSKATELKDTHREVSLFHHIVESDMPESERSPERLVQEAQVLLSAGTVTTARTIAFASFYILARSEIKAKLQAELRDAMDGWPEKVPTFMDLERLQYLQAIIKESLRLSYGIMHRLPRVSPDLPIQYKDFTIPIGTPVGMSSYFMHTDPTVYPDPTTFRPERWLGAIDPAMHRNYVPFTRGSRNCLGMNLAMAEISLILAVLYRPNGLKLELYETDETDVMIAHDFMVPMPKVTSKGVRVLIR; this is translated from the exons ATGCTGGGAGTCGCAATGGAAGATACCTTTAACTTGACCGTCCTAGGTGGGGTTATTGTCCTGTACAGCTTAGGGCTGGTTATTTACCGATTGTATTTCTCTCCACTGGCAAAATTCCCAGGCTCTAAACTTGCCGCCGCGACGGGATGGTACGAGTTTTACTTCGATTACTGGATAGGTGGGAAATACGTGTTCGAGATTGAGCGGATGCATCAAGTATACG GCCCCATCATTAGAATTAACCCGCACGAGCTATCCATCCGCGATCCGGACTTCTATAATGAAATCTATGTCACGGAAAGCAAACGTCGAAGCAACCACTATGATTTGTTCGCCCGAGGAATTGGAATGGACG AAAGCCACATCGTAACAGTCGATCACAACCTCCACCGCAAGCGAAGAAAACCTCTAGAGCCATTCTTCTCCCGAGCAGGCATTGCTCGGCTGGAGCCAGCACTTGTGGAGATGTCTCTGAAGCTTGAATCACGACTCCGCCAATACGAGGGGAAGCACACGGTGATCACGCTGGATCATGCTTTCTCTGCCTTCTCAGGTGATATCATAAGACGGGTCTGTTTTAATAAGGATGATTTCGGAGATCTTTTTATGGATCATCCTGATTTTTCGCCAGATTG GTACAACCTCATCCACAACATCTTAAGACATTTCCCTGTGTTTACTGGGTTTCCTTTGATTGCCAG GATTGTGACTTATATCCCTGAGTCCATCCTGCTCAAGGCCTTCCCTCAAGGCCAATCTCTAAATCGACTTAAGGAT GTAGCCCTGCAGAGAATCACCCACGTCATGAACTCCAAAGCCACCGAACTCAAGGATACCCACCGCGAAGTCTCGCTTTTCCACCATATCGTCGAAAGTGATATGCCCGAGTCCGAACGGTCCCCCGAGCGCCTGGTCCAGGAAGCACAGGTTCTCCTGAGCGCGGGTACAGTCACCACTGCCCGCACAATTGCATTCGCCTCATTCTATATTCTTGCAAGATCGGAGATCAAGGCAAAATTACAGGCTGAATTGAGGGATGCGATGGACGGTTGGCCAGAAAAGGTTCCTACATTCATGGACCTAGAACGGTTGCAGTATCTTCAGGCCATTATTAAGGAGTCTCTCCG GTTGAGCTATGGCATCATGCACCGTCTTCCTCGGGTCTCTCCTGACCTGCCAATTCAATACAAAGATTTTACAATCCCCATTGGG ACCCCAGTCGGCATGTCCTCTTACTTCATGCACACAGACCCAACCGTCTACCCCGACCCCACGACATTCCGCCCAGAGCGCTGGCTCGGTGCCATCGACCCAGCCATGCATCGGAACTACGTTCCCTTCACCCGTGGTTCAAGAAACTGTCTCGGAATGAA TCTGGCCATGGCCGAGATTTCTCTCATTCTGGCTGTTCTCTACCGTCCCAATGGACTGAAGCTGGAGCTGTACGAGACGGATGAAACAGATGTGATGATAGCGCATGATTTCATGGTCCCCATGCCGAAGGTCACTTCTAAGGGTGTGAGGGTTTTGATACGGTGA
- a CDS encoding translation elongation factor EF-1 alpha (translation elongation factor EF-1 alpha subunit, putative) has translation MGKEDKQHINIVVIGHVDSGKSTTTGHLIYKCGGIDQRTIEKFEKEAAELGKGSFKYAWVLDKLKSERERGITIDIALWKFQTSKYEVTVIDAPGHRDFIKNMITGTSQADCAILIIASGTGEFEAGISKDGQTREHALLAFTLGVRQLIVALNKMDTCKWSQDRYNEIVKETSNFIKKVGYNPKSVPFVPISGFNGDNMIEASTNCPWYKGWEKETKAGKSTGKTLLEAIDAIEPPVRPTDKPLRLPLQDVYKISGIGTVPVGRVETGVIKPGMVVTFAPANVTTEVKSVEMHHQQLQAGNPGDNVGFNVKNVSVKEVRRGNVAGDSKNDPPAGCDSFNAQVIVLNHPGQVGNGYAPVLDCHTAHIACKFAELLEKIDRRTGKSVEDKPKFIKSGDAAIVKMIPSKPMCVESFTDFPPLGRFAVRDMRQTVAVGVIKSVEKNTGGSGKVTKAAQKAGKK, from the exons ATGGG TAAGGAAGACAAGCAGCACATCAACATCGTCGTTATCGGCCACGTCGATTCCGGCAAGTCCACCACCACTGGTCACTTGATCTACAAGTGTGGTGGTATCGACCAGCGTACCATCGAGAAGTTCGAGAAGGAAGCCGCTGAGCTCGGTAAGGGTTCCTTCAAGTACGCCTGGGTTCTTGACAAGCTCAAGTCCGAGCGTGAGCGTGGTATCACCATCGATATCGCCCTCTGGAAGTTCCAGACCTCCAAGTATGAGGTCACCGTCATTG ATGCCCCCGGTCACCGTGACTTCATCAAGAACATGATCACTGGTACTTCCCAGGCTGACTGCGCTATCCTCATCATTGCCTCCGGTACTGGTGAATTCGAGGCTGGTATCTCCAAGGATGGTCAGACCCGTGAGCACGCTCTGCTCGCTTTCACCCTCGGTGTCCGTCAGCTCATCGTTGCCCTCAACAAGATGGACACCTGCAAGTGGTCTCAGGATCGTTACAACGAAATCGTTAAGGAGACTTCCAACTTCATCAAGAAGGTCGGATACAACCCCAAGAGCGTTCCTTTCGTCCCCATCTCCGGTTTCAACGGTGACAACATGATTGAGGCCTCCACCAACTGCCCCTGGTACAAGGGTTGGGAGAAGGAGACCAAGGCTGGCAAGTCCACCGGTAAGACCCTTCTCGAGGCCATCGATGCCATCGAGCCCCCCGTCCGTCCCACCGACAAGCCTCTCCGTCTTCCCCTCCAGGATGTCTACAAGATCTCTGGTATCGGTACTGTGCCCGTCGGTCGTGTCGAGACTGGTGTCATCAAGCCTGGTATGGTCGTTACTTTCGCTCCTGCCAACGTGACCACTGAAGTCAAGTCCGTTGAAATGCACCACCAGCAGCTCCAGGCCGGTAACCCCGGTGACAACGTTGGTTTCAACGTCAAGAACGTCTCCGTCAAGGAAGTCCGCCGTGGTAACGTTGCCGGTGACTCCAAGAACGACCCCCCTGCTGGCTGCGATTCCTTCAACGCCCAGGTCATCGTCCTTAACCACCCCGGTCAGGTCGGCAACGGTTACGCTCCCGTCCTGGACTGCCACACCGCTCACATTGCTTGCAAGTTCGCTGAGCTCCTTGAGAAGATTGACCGCCGTACCGGTAAATCTGTTGAGGACAAGCCCAAGTTCATCAAGTCTGGTGATGCTGCCATCGTCAAGATGATTCCCTCCAAGCCCATGTGTGTGGAGTCTTTCACTGACTTCCCCCCTCTTGGTCGTTTCGCTGTCCGTGAC ATGCGTCAAACTGTTGCCGTCGGAGTTATCAAGTCGGTTGAGAAGAACACTGGCGGTTCTGGCAAGGTCACCAAGGCCGCCCAGAAGGCTGGCAAGAAATAA
- a CDS encoding beta-glucosidase, which yields MATSRNWLVTGFIALDWVSIGFASPHIAVSTQQTYSSFTYTQVTSDAYATPLSTSVSFPTPIAPPFSQASTLLPSDLTYTTYSYDPSATITSDGQYGQSAYVNLWQNYSFVSSPPFTTTASATPVARAELVLPPALYNAPSDTGLKLPADFIWGVSSSSWQIEGGLQLEGRGPSVLDTIGNVLSPEAADRSDANVANMHYFMYEQDIARLAAAGIPYYSFSLSWPRIVPFGVAGSPVNTQGLDHYDDLINTCIKYGVTPIVTLNHVDAPTAVQADLDSLPEHFLYYAKIVMTRYADRVPYWVTFNEPNIGVGTLFQKYQDLTSALIAHADVYDWYKNTLGGTGKITMKFANNLAMPLDTQDSSHIAAASRYQDILLGIMSNPLFLGKQYPDAAIDTVDMMQPLTDDQIKHIHGKIDFWSFDPYTAQYASPLPQGTEACASNSSDPFWPTCVTLSNVQANGWLMGQASNAYAYLAPQYVRQQLGYIWNTFRPSGILIAEYGFNPFLESNRTLDAQRYDLERTLYYQDFLTETLKAIHEDNVNVIGALAWSIADNNEFGSYEEQYGLQTVNRTNGKFTRTYKRSLFDYVDFFHRHVQSA from the coding sequence ATGGCCACATCCAGGAATTGGCTGGTAACGGGATTCATTGCCCTCGATTGGGTCAGCATAGGCTTTGCTAGCCCTCATATCGCTGTGTCTACCCAACAGACTTACTCTTCTTTTACATACACGCAAGTAACCTCAGATGCTTATGCCACGCCGCTATCGACGTCTGTATCTTTTCCCACGCCAATTGCGCCACCATTCAGCCAGGCATCTACTCTGCTACCCAGCGACCTCACCTATACTACGTACTCATACGACCCTTCAGCAACGATCACGTCGGACGGCCAGTATGGCCAGAGTGCGTACGTCAATCTCTGGCAGAACTATTCGTTCGTGAGCTCCCCGCCATTTACCACCACAGCGTCTGCCACCCCGGTTGCGAGAGCCGAGCTCGTGCTACCCCCTGCGCTTTACAATGCGCCTTCGGATACAGGGTTGAAGCTGCCAGCAGACTTTATCTGGGGTGTCTCTAGCAGTTCTTGGCAGATAGAGGGCGGCCTTCAACTAGAAGGTCGCGGTCCTAGTGTCTTAGACACTATCGGCAATGTGTTGTCGCCGGAGGCCGCTGATAGGAGTGACGCTAATGTAGCGAACATGCACTACTTCATGTACGAGCAAGACATCGCCAGATTAGCAGCTGCGGGAATACCGTATTACTCATTCTCGCTGTCTTGGCCGCGCATAGTACCCTTTGGTGTGGCTGGCTCACCCGTCAACACCCAGGGTCTGGACCACTATGACGATCTCATCAACACCTGCATAAAATATGGTGTTACACCGATCGTCACTTTAAACCATGTCGACGCGCCTACCGCCGTCCAGGCAGACCTGGACTCGCTGCCCGAGCATTTCCTCTACTACGCCAAAATAGTTATGACCAGATACGCGGACCGAGTCCCGTACTGGGTGACATTCAACGAACCCAACATCGGTGTGGGCACTTTATTCCAAAAGTACCAAGACCTGACAAGTGCACTTATCGCCCATGCAGACGTGTACGACTGGTACAAGAACACACTGGGCGGAACAGGCAAGATCACGATGAAATTCGCCAACAATCTAGCCATGCCCCTGGACACACAAGACTCCTCGCACATTGCAGCAGCATCCAGATACCAAGACATCCTGTTGGGGATAATGTCGAACCCACTCTTCTTAGGAAAACAGTATCCAGACGCAGCCATAGACACAGTGGACATGATGCAGCCGCTCACAGACGACCAAATCAAGCATATCCACGGCAAGATCGACTTCTGGTCCTTCGACCCCTACACGGCCCAATACGCGTCTCCATTGCCACAAGGCACGGAAGCCTGCGCTTCCAACTCCTCCGACCCCTTCTGGCCCACCTGCGTAACACTAAGCAACGTCCAAGCCAACGGGTGGCTAATGGGTCAAGCGTCAAATGCCTACGCGTACCTTGCGCCGCAGTACGTTCGCCAGCAACTGGGTTATATCTGGAATACGTTCCGTCCGTCGGGTATTCTGATCGCGGAATACGGGTTCAACCCATTCCTTGAGTCGAATAGAACTCTTGATGCACAGCGGTATGACCTGGAGCGGACGCTATACTATCAGGATTTCCTTACGGAGACTTTGAAGGCCATCCACGAGGATAATGTTAATGTCATAGGAGCACTCGCGTGGAGTATAGCTGATAACAATGAGTTTGGGAGCTATGAGGAGCAGTATGGGTTGCAGACTGTTAATCGGACGAATGGGAAGTTTACGAGGACGTATAAGCGGAGTCTGTTTGATTATGTCGATTTCTTTCATAGGCATGTCCAGTCTGCGTGA